In Pagrus major chromosome 23, Pma_NU_1.0, the genomic window GTGGCGTGCTGAGCGGCCTTGCTAAACAGCCAtgaagagccagagagagaaactgagaagaGTAAGGTATAAAAAATTGGATTGTTTATGCACCTTGTTAAAAAGAGCATTTTGTCTCAGGGACTGGATACAAAGCCACTTGCTGTACTCATCGGTTTGTGAGCAGCACACataagaaacaaacaaacacaggaaacataCAGAAACACTGTCAAAGGTCACAGCAACATAACACTGTGATCCACACTGGAGAGAACGCAGACGGAGCATGACTGACAGGAGACAGCCGTCAGGAAGGTGATGTTCTCGCTGCATTAGAAAGTCACTGCTTTAGGCGCTGCCACTcaattatgtttaattttattgCATTTGCGTTGTCGTGACGTTCCTTCGATAACGTCACTACAGTACGAAGTCATAGCTTTAGCTTGCCAGGGCTCTCGCTTTGCCTTTGTGTTATGATGATACCTCATTTTGATGTCTAGGATGCCAATGTACTAATGGAGACTTTGCGGAGGAGTGGCCAGAGAATGAGCTAAGCCAAATCTAGGATCAGATCAGATTTTGCAACAGAGCTAATTATCATTCTTCTAAGGTTCAAATCCCTAAGAGAGGATGAACGGGAAGACATCAGAGGTCAATAATCTGCTTCAGGACTCAAGGAGACATGTAAACGACAGACTGTAGCCtattacagtttgtgttgatgtttcaAGTTAGACAGTGATAGCCCAGACAAAACACATTGTCAGCTGCAACATCACGTTTTTTTTCTCGTTGTTTTTTGACACAtctctgcacacaaacacacatcttctCCAGCTTGCAGGATTCTTTAAGGCACAGTGGTGTTTAAATATCCAAGGAAGATTGCAACAGCTCGTCACCCAATCTCTAATATATACATGGTTTCGTTACATGTCTGTTTTCAGGGTTAAATCCATACTGAGGGCTTGCCCTCTCCtgatttgctgctgctgctgttgctgctgctgcctcctccactGCTGCCTCCCTTCCCGTGCTTGAATCTATGCTTGCGCTCTttctgaggctgaggctgaggctgtgGCTGCGGTTGGGCCTGGATGATGTTACTCTGGGGCTTGTCGTCCTGGTTGTCCCCGAGCTGCACCTCTGCCCGGTGCTGCTGGCTGTAGGCCTGGATGGCCGCCTCCAGCTGCTCATGAGCCTGCTGGATCATGTCTTTGTTCAAAGCCACACGGGCCTCCCCTCCAGTGGGGAAGTTATCCTCATTGCTGCCAAattgctgctgctcctcctgggCAATGTTTGCCCGGTTCTGCTTGCATGCCATCTTAGCGTTGCTCAGGTCCGTGTAGGGCATCTGCTCTGGCTTTACCACAATGTTGTAGCCCGGCGGAGCTGATGGGGTATTCCATGAGAAGGGGTACCCCACGTAATCAGCAGTACCATCTCCACCCACCCCTCCCTCAGAACCTGCCTCAGGGCCTGCCCCCCCCACCGAACCCTCAACACCCCCATTGGTGCCGAGCAAGCCCAACTGGTACTCATCCTCCTGAGGTGGGCAGCGCCGACGGCGAAGAATGTCACAGATAGAACCGATCCCCAAATGGAGCATTTCCCAAATGTTGAGTGTGAGGCAAAGGACAGTGACGCCGTACATGATGCGCAGGAAGATGGTCTTCTCTGTCGGCCTTGACACAAAGCAGTCAACGCTGTGGGGACAAGGCTTCCCCGAGCACACGAACACAGGCATCACACGGAACCCATACAGCAAATACTGGCCTGCGAGGAAGCCGGCTTCTAACACTGTACGAGTCACCAGCTGCAAGACGTAGACCCGCATCAGCCCCTCATCCTGGATACGCTTGCGCCCATCATGCCGGACTTTGGGTCTGGGTGTGGGTTGCAGTGGATCCCGCGGCCTTTTAGGGGGCTCAATCTCTGGCACCTCATAGATCATAGGATCgtcctcctggtcctcctcgGTCTCCTCGATGCCCCGGTGCTGCCGAGCTCCGAAGCAGATTTTCCTGGGCTTCCTGTGCGTGTAGCCCCCTCCTCCTGTTCTGACGGCTGTAGCACCAGTTCCTCCTTTGGCTTCGTCTAATCGTGCGATCTTGTTGACAGCATAGCCCATGTACATGAGAGAAGGCATCGCCACCAAGATAATCTGGAAGACCCAGAAGCGGACGTGAGATAGAGGGGCGAAGGCGTCGTAGCAGACATTCTCGCAGCCCGGCTGGCCCGAGTTGCAGACAAACTTGCTCTGTTCGTCGTAGTAGATGGACTCTCCCCCAACGGCAGTGAGAACGATGCGGAAGACGATGAGCACGGTGAGCCACAGCTTCCCCACGAAGGTGGAGTGGTTGTggatctcctccagcagccGCGTGAGGAAGCTCCAGCTCATTGTGTCGCTGGACAGTGGGGCAGACAGTGTCCCTCTCTCAGCTGTTCACAGACTCTGGAGAGGAAgacaagaaggagaaaaaggaagaTAAATGCAAATTCCCAAATGTGATCAAAGCAGATTTTTCTAGTAATACTTTTATCCTGGTGGGAGCAGCATTAGTTCTGCAAGTTCAGTGGCACGATGTGAAAAGCAGTGACATAATAAttactttaattaaaataagtgttcCTCTCTGAGCTCGGGCAATCAATATATCCTTAATGTGATCTGTTGCTTCTcgcagcacaaatacacacacactgaattcAGAGCTTAGTGCCACAGTGAGGCTGCTGTCAAGTTCGGGCTTTTTAAGGAATTAGAGGACCGAACAGGGTGGAAAGAGGATATCGGTATTAAAAAATACCATCATGCAGCACTGAGAAGGAGGCAAAAATAATCCAAATAGGGAATTTGCTATCatcaaatgcacacacactttatttaacaGCCCTATCTCTTTTTGAAGAAATAAATCCTCTTAGTGAGCCTTCTTCTGTGTGAGGTGCAGTTTTCAGGATTGTATTAACTTGACTGGTTTGTTCTGGCTGAGAGGTGAATGGCATTGAGCAGCACTGAATTTGAGCTCAGTTTAGGAAGAGGGACATGTTGCCTATGTAGGTTAGGTCTAGGCTCCAGGCACTCCATCCAAACCAGCAGAATCAGCAGGTGGCCGGGCACAAACCGTTGGAGCGGGGAGTCAGACAGCAGACCCACATTATCTCAGGCAGTGGAGCTGAACCCAAACACTGCTGTCCCTCAGGGCAGCTTTGGGGGATGAGTATGACACCTCCACAGAACTTTCCCCCTCATGAAGCCGCAACAGCGCATGGCTTATTGTCAGCTAGACTGAGAGGAAAATCCAGCCATGAATGCTAGCTTAGTTTGGGGTTTAAAGGGCTTCCAGGGCGATATCCTTACCCAGCAGGTTATGAGCTTATGGAGC contains:
- the gjc1 gene encoding gap junction gamma-1 protein isoform X1, which gives rise to MSWSFLTRLLEEIHNHSTFVGKLWLTVLIVFRIVLTAVGGESIYYDEQSKFVCNSGQPGCENVCYDAFAPLSHVRFWVFQIILVAMPSLMYMGYAVNKIARLDEAKGGTGATAVRTGGGGYTHRKPRKICFGARQHRGIEETEEDQEDDPMIYEVPEIEPPKRPRDPLQPTPRPKVRHDGRKRIQDEGLMRVYVLQLVTRTVLEAGFLAGQYLLYGFRVMPVFVCSGKPCPHSVDCFVSRPTEKTIFLRIMYGVTVLCLTLNIWEMLHLGIGSICDILRRRRCPPQEDEYQLGLLGTNGGVEGSVGGAGPEAGSEGGVGGDGTADYVGYPFSWNTPSAPPGYNIVVKPEQMPYTDLSNAKMACKQNRANIAQEEQQQFGSNEDNFPTGGEARVALNKDMIQQAHEQLEAAIQAYSQQHRAEVQLGDNQDDKPQSNIIQAQPQPQPQPQPQKERKHRFKHGKGGSSGGGSSSNSSSSKSGEGKPSVWI
- the gjc1 gene encoding gap junction gamma-1 protein isoform X2, which codes for MSWSFLTRLLEEIHNHSTFVGKLWLTVLIVFRIVLTAVGGESIYYDEQSKFVCNSGQPGCENVCYDAFAPLSHVRFWVFQIILVAMPSLMYMGYAVNKIARLDEAKGGTGATAPRKICFGARQHRGIEETEEDQEDDPMIYEVPEIEPPKRPRDPLQPTPRPKVRHDGRKRIQDEGLMRVYVLQLVTRTVLEAGFLAGQYLLYGFRVMPVFVCSGKPCPHSVDCFVSRPTEKTIFLRIMYGVTVLCLTLNIWEMLHLGIGSICDILRRRRPEAGSEGGVGGDGTADYVGYPFSWNTPSAPPGYNIVVKPEQMPYTDLSNAKMACKQNRANIAQEEQQQFGSNEDNFPTGGEARVALNKDMIQQAHEQLEAAIQAYSQQHRPQKERKHRFKHGKGGSSGGGSSSNSSSSKSGEGKPSVWI